The nucleotide window CTTATTTGAGAATTTAGTGTAATAAAAGTCATGAAAAACAATAGgtaaaaaaatagtattttaagaacatttttaGAAAACTTGTCATACGACTGCAAATACAGCTAATTTTTATGCATCTGTTTTTGAACTGTGgtctttcatttgtttttaagtAAATCACTTATAAAGAAGCAAGGGAGTACCAGTTCTAAGATTTATTCTTGTCCATTACATTGAGGACCTCATCCAAAAGTGAGGGCCCCAAATCAAGTTGTAATGAGAGAAGAGAGCCTGCAAGATCTGAAAGGGATTCTTCTGACTTAGTCTTTGTCTTGGTTAGTTCACATGAAAGCCGACTGTCATCCAGTAGATCAACTGTTTGCCAATCAGTGCATCGTTCAGAAAAGCTGGATGAGTGACTGTCGCTACCATTAGTAAAATGTGAAGAAGAACCATTTTGCTCCCATATGTCATCTTTGTATGTTTCTTCATCCTCCAGCTCTTTACCTTTCTCCTGCAGTTTTTCTTCTATTACTGGCTCACAGCTAAGCCTAGGATTTCTGGATGACCTGATGGATTCTTGCTTTGAATTAAATGTCACTGGTGACAGTAAAGGCAGTGTAAGGGCTTGAGAACCCCCAATGGCAGGAAGGGAAATAGCATTTTTGAGCACTGGTGATGGAGTTTCTGTAAACATGGATTCAGAAGTGCTGTTTGCCCTTAAGAATTCATTGTGGATACCAGACTGGCTAAGTCTGGTTTCACCTTCATTTCCAGGCAATAGCTCATATTTGCCCTGTAAAAATGAGATGTCCCCGAAAACATCATGCTGTCCCTCTTTTCCAATGTGTATGGTGTGACGAAAATCTCCAAGTGGAGGACTGATCATATCAGGAGACAAGATATCCCTTAGTTtgaatttcttccctttcttgtTGTTAGCAGCTTTCAAGTAGATGGGTGTCTTGGCTGGCATCTTGCTTGTAGCTTCTGAGAgaagtagttaaaaaaaaaaaaaagaaaaaagaaaaaaggtgaggGAAGGAGAAGCCTCTTACAAAGCCAGTTCTTTTCAGGAGACTTCAGTGTGAGCAATGTTACATCATCATCTTGGACCACTCTTGCACATAAAGTCTTATTCTTCTGATACAGAGAACTGCGGAGTATGTGAAGGTAAATGTCTCCCACATCAGCTCTTTGCAAGATAGAGCACAAATTTTGGGGTCAGGTACCAACCAAACGTCCTCAACTTGAGAAAACCTGCATGGGACACAAAATCAGGTtatcattaatttatttttcatggttCATTCAGTCTTGTTTtcaccaaaccccaaaattagTAATGGTACTGACAGTTCCAGCCTGCAGATTAGCTTTATGATGTTGCTTCCCTTCATTAGGCAGGATAAAAGAGTTCAGATTAACAAGGGCTAGCTAACCTTTCTCTGACTCCATAGCTTTTTTTGAAGTCAGACTTTTTTAGACACAGTTGCTGAGCACAATTCATTTGATAAATATCACTATCTTTCTTCTCCTAATTGTGCATTCAAAATGCTGACCTTTAAGAGCACATGCAGAAACACATTTCTAACATTCAATAGCATTGAGTTTTTGGTAGATCGGGGAAGACTGACAGACTCATTCAGAAAACCATTTTGTTTATGGAATAGACTCCCTTGATTTAGATAACTGGATAATCAGATTAGTATTCAGATACTTCCAATTAGTACTGCAACACTCACAGACTGTAGTAACTAGTACTGTTTCTAGTAATTGTGCCCATTTAAAAAGATAGTTTTAGGAACTAGAAAAAAGAGCTGGTCCAGGTCTTTACAGTTTGTTAGGAACATCCAATCGCACATACTTTAGAGGAGACTGATTCTTGTGACTACATTCTTTACATGAATTCTTCATAGCAATTAGACTAGCTCATGAATTATGCAGATGAGGCCACAGTGATTTACAGTTGCTCTATGCAACCAATTGTAACAGTCTTTGCAAATCGTGTTGTCCTACTAGAATGTGGGCTTTGAAAGGCTTGATAGCGCTAACAAGGGCTAATAGGATATTAAGTCAACAACCTATTgaaaaattctctctttttaataCTTTAAGTGTATATTTCTTCCTTATGGTGCCAGTACTCTTGGACACACTcagaataaatgcattttttgtcCTGGACATTTTTATACATTCTTCTATTAAGACCATACACCACATATCACCCCTTCTCATCAGAATACTGAGCCACAAATCCATCACCACCCTCACTGTGCAAAGGAGATTACAGCTTTTACACAGAAAGACTGTTCTATACCACAAGAGGAGGGAAGCTGGCTGTAACAAGGGCTACTTTTGCTGACTTTTATCTATGCCCTGGTAGGGCTTTTCCTTCACCAAATTAAGCCAAGCATGAATCACCAGGTTTAAAACTTAGCACTGTATGGATACACACCCAGGTTGTCAAGAAGCATTTAAGCATTTTAACAAATCCTTTAACCACAATAATTAGTTCCTACAGTGAGGTACATAATTGTGCATCACAAGGGGAGCTGGGATTCTAGCTAGGTCAGTGCTTTGGCTTTTTGATTCCCACCAGGTATCTACTGCACTTTGATAATGTTGAAGAGCTCTCCCCCGCAAAATGTATCAGATGTAAACAGATTtaatttgaaatagaaaataagttAAATAATTTATGAGGGCATTTTATACTTTTAAGAtcaattttgaaaatacaattgATCACATTAATCAATTAAAAGcacttaaaacacaaaaaaatggTAATTCATTAGGATCTACAATATAGTAGGAGATTCACATTACTCCATGACAGTACTGCAAGACACAAAAGTAACTCCTAAATAACATCTCTACATGTGCCACCTGCAGTGGGAACAGAACTGATTAGTCAAATCAACCTTGCAGTTTTAAAGTCTAAAATTCATTGCCTTGCTTCCCCTCCATTTATCATTCTGCCCAAGCAACCCATTCAACTAAACAAAATGTCCTCAACTCAACAGAGAAGACTAATATCAAAAAAAGATGAATGGCGAGGTTTTTCTAT belongs to Oenanthe melanoleuca isolate GR-GAL-2019-014 chromosome 3, OMel1.0, whole genome shotgun sequence and includes:
- the CDC42EP3 gene encoding cdc42 effector protein 3, with translation MPAKTPIYLKAANNKKGKKFKLRDILSPDMISPPLGDFRHTIHIGKEGQHDVFGDISFLQGKYELLPGNEGETRLSQSGIHNEFLRANSTSESMFTETPSPVLKNAISLPAIGGSQALTLPLLSPVTFNSKQESIRSSRNPRLSCEPVIEEKLQEKGKELEDEETYKDDIWEQNGSSSHFTNGSDSHSSSFSERCTDWQTVDLLDDSRLSCELTKTKTKSEESLSDLAGSLLSLQLDLGPSLLDEVLNVMDKNKS